A stretch of the Mycolicibacterium celeriflavum genome encodes the following:
- a CDS encoding ABC transporter ATP-binding protein: MMTSSHDEFRTPPPDPAVDITDLRVVRGKRLALDDVTVRIAQGTITGLLGPSGCGKTTLMRSIVGTQIITSGSVTVLGRPAGAADLRHRVGYVTQDPTVYDDLRVIDNVRYFASLYGTDSDAADEAVEAVGLDDHRTAVCANLSGGQKTRASLACALVSHPDLLVLDEPTVGLDPVLRVDLWEQFHRLASQGTTLLVSSHVMDEADHCGELLLMREGRLLTHTTPTKLREDTQCQSLEEAFLSVIRHSTAAAAAEAG, encoded by the coding sequence ATGATGACTTCATCGCATGATGAATTCCGGACACCGCCGCCTGATCCGGCCGTCGACATCACAGATCTGCGCGTCGTCCGCGGTAAGCGGCTGGCCCTCGACGACGTCACGGTGCGGATCGCGCAGGGCACCATCACCGGCCTGCTCGGTCCTTCCGGATGTGGCAAGACCACGCTGATGCGCAGCATCGTCGGCACGCAGATCATCACCAGTGGTTCGGTGACGGTGCTGGGCCGGCCCGCCGGGGCGGCAGACCTACGGCACCGGGTCGGCTATGTCACTCAGGACCCGACCGTCTACGACGATCTACGGGTAATCGACAACGTTCGCTACTTCGCCTCGCTGTACGGGACCGACTCTGACGCCGCCGATGAGGCCGTCGAAGCTGTCGGGCTCGACGACCATCGAACAGCGGTGTGCGCCAATCTGTCCGGCGGCCAGAAGACGCGCGCCTCGTTGGCGTGCGCGCTCGTCTCGCACCCGGATCTGCTCGTGCTCGATGAACCGACCGTCGGGCTGGACCCGGTGCTGCGGGTGGATTTGTGGGAGCAGTTCCACCGCTTGGCGAGTCAAGGGACGACGCTGCTGGTGTCCAGCCACGTGATGGACGAGGCCGATCACTGCGGTGAGTTGTTGCTGATGCGCGAAGGTCGCCTGCTCACCCACACCACACCGACGAAGCTACGAGAGGACACGCAATGTCAGTCACTGGAGGAAGCGTTTCTGTCCGTCATCAGGCACAGCACCGCGGCCGCCGCAGCCGAAGCCGGTTGA
- a CDS encoding ABC transporter permease, whose protein sequence is MSVTGGSVSVRHQAQHRGRRSRSRLSPQPYLATTGRILRQLAADHRSVAMILVVPSLIITLLYFMFQEAPHPPGAPSPFNTACLIMLGVFPLVVMFLITSITMQRERVSGTLERILTTPLRRTDLLAAYGTAFSIAAAAQATLACIVSYVFLGFGTEGSPGWVFTIAIINAVLGVGLGLLCSAFARTEFQAVQFMPVVIVPQLLLCGIIVPRDVLPDWLQWISNVLPASYALEALRQVGAYPEPTFIAVRDMAVVIGFAVLALCLAAATLRRRTP, encoded by the coding sequence ATGTCAGTCACTGGAGGAAGCGTTTCTGTCCGTCATCAGGCACAGCACCGCGGCCGCCGCAGCCGAAGCCGGTTGAGCCCCCAGCCATATCTCGCCACCACGGGCCGCATCCTGCGCCAACTGGCGGCCGATCACCGCAGCGTCGCAATGATCCTCGTCGTGCCAAGCCTGATCATCACGTTGCTCTACTTCATGTTCCAGGAAGCCCCGCACCCGCCCGGGGCACCATCTCCGTTCAACACCGCGTGCTTGATCATGCTCGGCGTTTTCCCCCTCGTGGTGATGTTTCTGATCACGTCGATCACCATGCAGCGCGAACGGGTTTCGGGCACGTTGGAGCGGATTCTGACCACTCCCCTGCGTCGCACAGACCTGCTCGCCGCGTACGGCACCGCGTTCTCGATCGCCGCTGCCGCCCAGGCGACGCTCGCGTGCATCGTCTCGTACGTGTTCCTCGGTTTCGGTACCGAAGGCAGCCCGGGGTGGGTATTCACGATCGCGATCATCAACGCCGTACTCGGCGTGGGGCTGGGTCTGCTGTGTAGCGCGTTCGCGCGCACCGAGTTCCAGGCCGTGCAGTTCATGCCCGTGGTGATCGTCCCGCAGCTTCTGCTGTGCGGCATCATCGTGCCGCGCGACGTGCTGCCGGACTGGCTGCAGTGGATCAGCAACGTGCTGCCCGCAAGCTACGCTCTGGAGGCGCTGCGACAGGTCGGCGCCTACCCGGAGCCGACGTTCATCGCGGTGCGCGACATGGCGGTCGTGATCGGCTTCGCGGTTCTGGCGCTGTGCCTTGCGGCGGCCACGCTACGACGAAGGACACCGTGA
- a CDS encoding TetR/AcrR family transcriptional regulator, producing the protein MTTNAERKRPGRPPGPSDTRERILTSARELFARNGIDKTSIRAIAAAAAVDPALVHHYFGTKTQLFAAAIHIPIDPMQVIGPLRQVPVEEIGRILPSLLLPLWDSEMGKGFIATLRSMLAGNDSSLFRTFLQEVIAKEVGSRVDDPPGTGPIRVQFVASQLVGVVMARYILELDPFKSLPVEQIAETIAPNLQRYLTGELPGFA; encoded by the coding sequence TTGACCACCAACGCTGAGCGCAAACGCCCCGGGCGGCCGCCCGGACCGTCGGACACCCGGGAACGCATCCTGACTAGTGCACGGGAATTGTTCGCGCGCAACGGAATCGACAAGACCTCGATTCGTGCGATCGCTGCGGCCGCGGCGGTCGACCCCGCGCTGGTACATCACTACTTCGGGACGAAGACCCAGTTGTTCGCCGCGGCGATCCACATTCCGATCGACCCGATGCAGGTCATCGGCCCGCTGCGGCAGGTTCCGGTGGAGGAGATCGGCCGCATACTGCCGTCACTTCTGCTGCCGCTGTGGGATTCGGAAATGGGCAAGGGTTTCATCGCGACGCTGCGGTCCATGCTCGCGGGCAACGATTCGTCGTTGTTCCGGACGTTCCTGCAGGAGGTCATCGCCAAGGAGGTCGGCTCGCGCGTCGACGACCCGCCCGGTACCGGGCCGATCCGTGTGCAGTTCGTCGCCTCGCAATTGGTGGGCGTGGTGATGGCCCGCTACATCCTCGAACTCGACCCGTTCAAATCGCTGCCGGTGGAGCAGATCGCGGAGACGATCGCGCCGAACCTGCAGCGCTACCTCACCGGAGAGTTACCTGGCTTCGCCTGA
- a CDS encoding Trm112 family protein: protein MALDAKLLEILVCPQDRGPLLLVDPDQPEYLYNPRLRWAYRIDDGIPVLLIDEAVAVTDEAEHQRMVDRASGEAR from the coding sequence GTGGCGCTCGACGCGAAACTTCTCGAAATCCTGGTCTGCCCGCAGGACCGCGGACCGCTGCTGCTCGTCGACCCCGATCAGCCGGAATACCTCTACAACCCGCGGCTACGCTGGGCATACCGCATCGACGACGGCATCCCGGTGCTGTTGATCGACGAGGCCGTCGCCGTCACCGACGAGGCCGAGCACCAGCGGATGGTGGACCGCGCGTCAGGCGAAGCCAGGTAA